A genomic stretch from Candidatus Rokuibacteriota bacterium includes:
- a CDS encoding class I SAM-dependent methyltransferase: MRGQSSGMGDRRAVAGRRVFSPYKTTHYSELQWVKDGGLIGAILEMCGEGERALEVGCGTGAMLRGLSQRYRECAGVEPSSQLLAEALAMPGVSYINKPFEELGWQEEFDCVLMRNVLHHLDTPADALARVKGALRVGGRLVLCEGVPPCSAAVERYTAVFRCIDDRHIFTESDLVSLLHLAGLGDLVLRPYFMEGVDLLSWLRGVAPDQETYEKMLALHRQGDEAWRRAYQVSEGPTWYRMTWRWAIIVAVK, encoded by the coding sequence CCGGGTGTTCTCGCCGTACAAGACGACGCATTACAGCGAGCTCCAGTGGGTCAAAGACGGGGGCCTGATCGGGGCCATCCTGGAGATGTGCGGCGAAGGGGAGCGGGCGCTGGAGGTGGGCTGTGGGACCGGCGCGATGCTCCGGGGGCTGAGCCAGCGATACCGGGAGTGCGCGGGAGTCGAGCCGTCCTCCCAGCTCTTGGCGGAGGCTCTTGCCATGCCCGGTGTGAGCTACATCAACAAACCCTTCGAGGAGCTGGGCTGGCAGGAAGAGTTCGACTGCGTGCTCATGCGGAATGTCCTCCATCACCTGGACACCCCCGCGGATGCCCTTGCCAGGGTGAAGGGGGCCCTGAGGGTCGGGGGGCGGCTGGTCCTCTGCGAGGGTGTGCCGCCGTGCTCCGCGGCGGTCGAGCGCTATACCGCTGTGTTCCGCTGCATTGACGACCGGCACATCTTCACCGAGAGCGACTTGGTCAGTCTGCTGCACCTGGCCGGGCTGGGAGACCTGGTGCTCAGGCCGTATTTCATGGAGGGCGTGGACCTCCTCTCGTGGCTGCGGGGAGTGGCGCCGGACCAGGAGACCTACGAAAAGATGCTCGCCCTGCATCGGCAGGGCGATGAGGCCTGGCGTAGGGCTTATCAGGTGTCCGAAGGGCCGACGTGGTATCGCATGACCTGGCGGTGGGCCATCATCGTGGCGGTGAAGTAG